One Candidatus Nitronauta litoralis genomic window, TCAGCCTATCATACCACCCGCTTCTGGGTTGTCATCACACTGCTTTCACTGGTTCTGGGAACGGCAGCCGTCACCGCGCGGTTGTTCGATCCAACTGGAAATACCTCCCATAAAATATCCGCACTTTGGGCCAGGCTGCTTTGTGTGTGGAACGGAGTCCAGGTGGAAGTGGAAGGACTTGAACACGCCCATTCCGACCGAGCCCAGGTGTTCCTGGCCAATCACCAAAGCTTTTTCGATATTTTTGCGCTCGCCGGATTCCTGCCCGTCCAACTTCGCTGGGTCGCCAAGGCCAGCCTGTTTCGGATACCCTTCGTCGGTTGGTCCATGCACGCATCTGGATATATTTCAGTGCAACGCGATGACCGCAAAAACGCGTACCAGGCTTTCATGGCATCGGTGGAAAAATTAAAATCAGGGGCATCCATTGTGATTTTCCCCGAGGGAACCCGATCCAAAGACGGGAACATTGGTGAATTCAAAAAAGGAGGCACCCTGCTCGCAAGTCGCGCGGGAGTGCCCATTGTGCCGGTAACCCTTATCGGGACAGGTGGAATCATCCCAAAAGGCAGCACCGCAGTGCACCCGGGAAAAGTCAGAATCATTCTTTCACCGGAAATTGATCTTGAAACGGCAAAAAACCAGAAGGAAAGCGAACTGCTACAGAAAATAAGAGAAACCATCTGCCAAAATTTTGAATCAAAACAAATATCAAAATAGATTTTCCGGAGATCCCCATGGACACATTTGACGCAATTTACCAAAGACGGGCTATCAAGCACTTTGATCCTGACCACAGGTTAACACCGGTCGAAGAAACAAAACTACTGGAAGCAGCCATCCAGTCACCGACCAGTTTCAATATTCAGCACTGGCGGTTTGTCGTTTTGCGGGACTCTGAACTACGCGCAAAAATCCGCAAGGAGCATGGTAATGATCAGGCCCAGATGACGGATGCATCCTTACTCATAGTGATGACGGCGGATACAAAAGCCTGGGCAAAAAACCCGGAACGCTACTGGGCCAATGCCCCTAAAGAGGTGTCTGATTTACTGGTGGGATGGATGGGTCCCTTTCACGAGGGCCGGGACTGGCTACAACGCGATGAAGCCCAAAGGTCGATAGGAATGGCTATGCAGACTCTGATGTTGTCCGCCAAAGCAATGGGCTACGATTCCTGCCCGATGATCGGGTACGACATTGAGGCTGTCGCAAAACTCATCAATCTGCCTGAGGATCACGTGATGGGTGCGATGGTGGCTATTGGCAAAAAGACGAAAGACTCCTGGCCCAAGCCGGGCCAGTTACCTTTAAATGATGTCGTGATTGAAAACGGATTTTAGAAAGTATTGGAGACGGTCTACACGCCTTTTTCTTTAGCAATGTACTCCCAGACTTCGCGGGGATGTTCCCGCAGATCCTCGATATCCTGCCAGATATTACGTATCATTCCGGTTTTATCAATCACCATGGTTGTACGGTGGACCCGGGTTTCAAGTTCATCAAACTGGTTTTTTTCCTCACGGATGACACCATATAATTCGGTCACTTCCTTTTTCTCATCCGCAACCAGGCTGAAGCCCAGTTGATAAACCTCGATAAACTGGCGGTGGGAATTGACTCCATTTTGGCTGATTGCCAATAGTTCGATTTCTTTAGTGGTGAATTTCCGATTGTACCCGTTAAATGACACCAGCAGGCGGGTGTCTTCCGGGCTGGAATCCTGATGATAAAATACAAGGACCACCCATTTCTTACCTTCGTAATCCTTCAGCTTGAACCGAACCCCATCTTCATGTGAGGGACTCGTCGCCCCGGCCTTGTAACCATAAACTCCGGGAAGATCGAAATTAGGCGCACGATCCCCTGGTTCCAGTTTTTGCCCCATGTTTCCCTCGGGTAATAGATTTAGCGCACCTTTGTATTCCTAACCGGATGGAACCAAAAACTGCCCTGGCTATATCCCGATCTGGAAGAAGTGCTTATGTGAGTTAAGAAATAATCAGCGCCCGTTTTCAGAAGGCCATTTCCTAAATTCCCGTTTCTTAACTTGGCGGGTTTTCGTCAAACGCGGCCTTGAGCAAAGGCTCCACTTCACCTTTAGCTTCCATATCATCCAGGATATCCGTGTCGCCGTAAAACTTGCCGTCGATAAATACTTTGGGCAGTGTAGGCCAGTTTGTCATTTTATTCAGCGCTTCCCGCTTTTCCATGTTGGGTAGTACATTGACTACTTCAAACGGATAGCCATATTTTTGGAAAAACTGGATAGTCTCCACTGTAAAGCCGCATTGCGGAGCCGTTTTGGTGCCTTTGCCATAAATCAGGATTTTATTCTGAGCTATTTCGTCTTTGATTTCTTCTTCAAATGCAGACATTGATGGTTCCTCACTCTGGAAAACGTTGATTTCAAATTGTGTTCAAAATAGGACTCCGGCAAGTTAGCCGGGGACATCTGTCTTGATTTCCGCCGCATGGACACGCCCATCAGCCATAGCAGTACTCAGGCAATCCTGGACCATGCGATGCCGGTCCATAATGCCTACGTCCGCAAAAGCCTTTGACGTTACATGGATTATGAAATGATCCGACATACCTGTCTTGTCCATAACATTGACCTCGGCATCGGAAATTTTGTCGGTGATGAGTTTGATTAAATCGGGAATGCTGATCATAATTAAATTCTTACCTCACTTTTTACCTAAATGCATTCATTCAGTTGTATTTATTGGATTCAAAAATCCCTTTCAGGATTTATTATATTTCAGGATGACAGTCCGCACAACTCCTTGCCTCAAAATCAAATAAAAACAATTTATAAAATAAAATCAATAATTTACAATATAATAACTAAAGTGAAATAGCAACCTGCAGGTTTGCGCGATAGAGTCATTTCCAGTATAATTTTGATGCTAACAAGACTTTTTTGCACCATGATCTGCGATGATCAGAGCAACTAAGTCAGGCAATGTTAAAATTTAGAAGGCATGTTTAAATCCTAATGTAAAATTCTTAATCTAAATAGTAGAGGCTAAATCAAGTCTCTAAAGTAATTGTTCCAAAAAGCCTTTTTTGGCTTTCGAAGGACCATAAAAAAGTTATTCTGGAGACCCAACGATATGACCACCACAACCCAGTTTGTTTCCATAACC contains:
- a CDS encoding nitroreductase family protein; protein product: MDTFDAIYQRRAIKHFDPDHRLTPVEETKLLEAAIQSPTSFNIQHWRFVVLRDSELRAKIRKEHGNDQAQMTDASLLIVMTADTKAWAKNPERYWANAPKEVSDLLVGWMGPFHEGRDWLQRDEAQRSIGMAMQTLMLSAKAMGYDSCPMIGYDIEAVAKLINLPEDHVMGAMVAIGKKTKDSWPKPGQLPLNDVVIENGF
- a CDS encoding 1-acyl-sn-glycerol-3-phosphate acyltransferase; this translates as MKTLISAYHTTRFWVVITLLSLVLGTAAVTARLFDPTGNTSHKISALWARLLCVWNGVQVEVEGLEHAHSDRAQVFLANHQSFFDIFALAGFLPVQLRWVAKASLFRIPFVGWSMHASGYISVQRDDRKNAYQAFMASVEKLKSGASIVIFPEGTRSKDGNIGEFKKGGTLLASRAGVPIVPVTLIGTGGIIPKGSTAVHPGKVRIILSPEIDLETAKNQKESELLQKIRETICQNFESKQISK
- a CDS encoding redoxin domain-containing protein, which encodes MGQKLEPGDRAPNFDLPGVYGYKAGATSPSHEDGVRFKLKDYEGKKWVVLVFYHQDSSPEDTRLLVSFNGYNRKFTTKEIELLAISQNGVNSHRQFIEVYQLGFSLVADEKKEVTELYGVIREEKNQFDELETRVHRTTMVIDKTGMIRNIWQDIEDLREHPREVWEYIAKEKGV
- a CDS encoding BolA family transcriptional regulator, giving the protein MISIPDLIKLITDKISDAEVNVMDKTGMSDHFIIHVTSKAFADVGIMDRHRMVQDCLSTAMADGRVHAAEIKTDVPG
- a CDS encoding glutaredoxin encodes the protein MSAFEEEIKDEIAQNKILIYGKGTKTAPQCGFTVETIQFFQKYGYPFEVVNVLPNMEKREALNKMTNWPTLPKVFIDGKFYGDTDILDDMEAKGEVEPLLKAAFDENPPS